One segment of uncultured Tolumonas sp. DNA contains the following:
- the rplI gene encoding 50S ribosomal protein L9, protein MEVILLDKIAHLGGLGEKVTVKSGFARNYLFPQGKAVMATKDNLAAFEARRAELEAKLADVKAAAEARAAQLSALTNVTIATKAGDEGKLFGSVGTRDIADAITAAGVAVAKSEVRMPDGVLRSVGEYDIVVHLHTDVNTTVKVAVVAE, encoded by the coding sequence ATGGAAGTTATTCTGTTAGACAAAATCGCTCATCTGGGCGGTCTGGGTGAAAAAGTTACAGTTAAAAGCGGTTTCGCTCGTAACTACTTGTTCCCACAAGGCAAAGCTGTAATGGCTACCAAAGACAATCTGGCTGCTTTCGAAGCTCGCCGCGCTGAACTGGAAGCCAAACTGGCTGACGTTAAAGCTGCTGCTGAAGCTCGTGCTGCTCAGTTGTCTGCACTGACCAACGTAACTATCGCTACCAAAGCTGGTGACGAAGGTAAACTGTTCGGTTCAGTTGGCACCCGTGATATCGCTGATGCGATCACTGCTGCTGGTGTTGCTGTTGCTAAGAGCGAAGTTCGCATGCCGGACGGCGTTCTGCGCAGCGTTGGTGAATACGACATCGTTGTTCACCTGCACACTGATGTAAACACCACTGTTAAAGTGGCTGTTGTTGCTGAATAA
- a CDS encoding fumarate reductase subunit C: MDISQSKRKPYVRQVKKSWWLRNSFYTGYMLREGTCIFVGAYAVILLCGLLRLSQGPDAFAGWLTALHSPLAILFHLLALVACLFHAKTWFSLAPKAIRIFKGEELMPEKPIIMAQYIGLAVVSVIVLLIAILA; the protein is encoded by the coding sequence ATGGATATCTCTCAAAGCAAACGTAAACCGTATGTCCGTCAGGTTAAAAAGAGCTGGTGGTTACGTAACAGTTTTTATACTGGCTACATGCTGCGCGAAGGTACTTGTATTTTTGTGGGTGCCTACGCCGTTATCCTGCTGTGTGGTCTGTTGCGCTTAAGCCAAGGGCCAGACGCATTTGCTGGCTGGTTGACGGCGTTACACAGCCCATTAGCGATCTTATTTCATCTGCTCGCCTTGGTTGCATGTCTGTTTCATGCCAAAACCTGGTTCTCTCTGGCCCCTAAAGCAATTCGTATCTTTAAGGGCGAAGAGTTGATGCCGGAAAAACCCATCATTATGGCGCAATACATCGGTCTGGCTGTTGTTAGCGTGATCGTATTATTGATTGCGATATTGGCCTGA
- a CDS encoding GMP reductase has product MRIEEDLKLGFKDILFRPKRSTLSSRSQVELHREFRFRHTQTTWHGVPIIAANMDTVGTFTMAKALASFDVMTAIHKHYSEQQWQAFIQQSNDAMLQYCMVSTGTSKEDFLKLQRILALSPALRFICVDVANGYSEHFTDFVKKVRDAFPQHVICAGNVVTGEMVEELVLSGADIVKVGIGPGSVCTTRVKTGVGYPQLSAIIECADAAHGLGGQIVADGGCTCPGDVAKAFGGGADFVMLGGMLAAHEESGGEKFERNGKTFMRFYGMSSSTAMEQHAGGVAHYRASEGKTVELAFRGSVSSTIQDILGGVRSTCTYVGAAKLKELTKRTTFIRVSEQENQIYGRE; this is encoded by the coding sequence ATGCGTATCGAAGAAGATCTGAAGCTCGGTTTTAAAGATATCCTGTTCCGCCCTAAACGCTCCACACTGAGCAGTCGCTCACAAGTCGAATTACATCGTGAATTTCGCTTTCGCCACACGCAAACTACTTGGCATGGTGTACCGATCATTGCGGCCAATATGGATACTGTTGGCACGTTTACCATGGCCAAAGCACTGGCCAGTTTCGACGTCATGACCGCGATCCATAAGCATTATAGTGAACAGCAATGGCAAGCCTTCATACAGCAAAGTAACGATGCCATGTTGCAATATTGCATGGTGTCTACCGGTACATCGAAAGAAGATTTCCTGAAGTTGCAGCGCATCTTGGCCTTATCGCCGGCATTACGTTTTATCTGTGTGGATGTGGCCAATGGTTACTCGGAACATTTCACTGATTTCGTCAAAAAAGTACGCGACGCATTTCCGCAACACGTTATTTGTGCCGGTAACGTGGTAACCGGTGAAATGGTGGAAGAGCTTGTGCTCTCTGGTGCTGATATAGTTAAGGTCGGCATTGGCCCAGGCTCGGTCTGTACCACCCGCGTGAAAACCGGCGTCGGTTATCCGCAGCTCTCGGCCATTATTGAGTGCGCTGATGCCGCCCATGGCTTAGGCGGACAAATCGTCGCAGATGGCGGCTGCACTTGCCCGGGTGACGTTGCCAAAGCCTTTGGCGGCGGTGCTGATTTCGTGATGCTCGGCGGTATGCTGGCAGCCCATGAAGAATCCGGTGGCGAGAAATTTGAACGCAATGGTAAAACCTTTATGCGTTTTTATGGCATGAGTTCATCCACTGCGATGGAACAACATGCCGGTGGCGTCGCACATTACCGCGCCTCTGAAGGGAAAACGGTCGAACTCGCCTTCCGCGGTTCCGTCTCTTCCACGATCCAAGACATTCTGGGCGGTGTGCGCTCAACTTGTACCTATGTTGGTGCAGCAAAGCTGAAAGAGCTCACCAAACGCACCACCTTCATTCGCGTCAGTGAACAAGAAAACCAGATTTACGGCCGCGAATAA
- the msrA gene encoding peptide-methionine (S)-S-oxide reductase MsrA has protein sequence MHTRTRMVAPVEALPGRTTPMELEPLHYVKQVSMLPPYPAGLEVAHFAMGCFWGVERLFWEQPGVYVTAVGYQAGYTPNPTYEEVCSGYTGHAESVRVVFDPKVISYAQLLKLFWEHHDPAQGARQGNDIGTQYRSMILTSTESQQQEAIQSRDHYQSAMWAYNDSRTITTEIAVAHDFYFAEQHHQQYLAKNPDGYCGLAGIGICLPSK, from the coding sequence ATGCATACACGAACCCGAATGGTCGCGCCGGTTGAAGCATTACCGGGCCGCACAACACCCATGGAGCTGGAGCCATTACATTATGTAAAACAGGTCAGCATGCTACCGCCTTACCCAGCTGGGTTAGAGGTTGCCCATTTTGCCATGGGCTGTTTCTGGGGCGTAGAGCGGTTATTTTGGGAACAACCGGGCGTCTATGTGACGGCAGTGGGTTATCAGGCCGGTTATACACCAAACCCGACATATGAAGAGGTCTGTTCCGGTTATACCGGCCATGCGGAAAGCGTTCGTGTGGTGTTTGATCCAAAAGTCATTAGTTATGCCCAATTATTAAAATTGTTCTGGGAGCACCATGACCCAGCGCAGGGCGCGCGTCAGGGTAACGATATCGGTACGCAATACCGCTCGATGATCTTGACCAGCACCGAATCTCAACAGCAGGAAGCGATCCAAAGTCGTGATCATTATCAGTCAGCCATGTGGGCGTATAATGATTCCCGCACCATTACGACCGAAATCGCTGTTGCGCACGATTTTTATTTCGCCGAACAACACCACCAGCAATATCTGGCTAAAAACCCAGACGGATATTGTGGTCTGGCGGGGATTGGTATTTGTCTGCCGTCTAAATAA
- the xseB gene encoding exodeoxyribonuclease VII small subunit, with the protein MAAKKTESLSFDAALGELEQIVQQLEQGDLPLETALKQFERGIQLARVSKQKLEQAEQQVQILLQQGEQEKLAPFTVEQTTRSSAEDE; encoded by the coding sequence ATGGCCGCGAAAAAGACCGAATCATTAAGTTTTGATGCCGCACTCGGCGAGCTGGAACAAATTGTTCAACAGCTTGAACAAGGCGACCTCCCACTGGAAACAGCACTGAAACAATTTGAACGCGGCATTCAGCTGGCCCGGGTAAGTAAACAAAAATTAGAACAGGCTGAGCAACAGGTGCAGATCTTGTTACAACAGGGTGAGCAGGAAAAACTGGCACCCTTTACTGTTGAACAAACCACCCGCTCGAGCGCAGAGGACGAATAA
- the rpsF gene encoding 30S ribosomal protein S6, with protein MRHYEIVFMVHPDQSEQVPGMIERYTGAIKAAGGTIHRLEDWGRRQLAYPIDKLHKAHYVLMNVESEQSAIDELENNFRFNDAVIRNMIMRTKHAVTEVSPMLKAREERPRRDDVRAEEAEEAAE; from the coding sequence ATGCGTCACTACGAAATCGTATTCATGGTTCATCCGGACCAGAGCGAACAAGTTCCAGGCATGATCGAGCGTTATACCGGTGCTATCAAAGCTGCTGGTGGTACTATCCATCGTCTGGAAGATTGGGGTCGTCGTCAACTGGCTTACCCAATCGACAAACTGCACAAAGCTCATTATGTTCTGATGAACGTAGAATCTGAGCAGAGCGCTATCGACGAACTGGAAAACAACTTCCGTTTCAACGATGCGGTTATCCGCAACATGATCATGCGCACTAAACACGCTGTGACTGAAGTATCTCCGATGCTGAAAGCACGTGAAGAGCGTCCACGTCGTGACGACGTGCGTGCCGAAGAAGCTGAAGAAGCTGCTGAATAA
- the rpsR gene encoding 30S ribosomal protein S18, whose protein sequence is MSRFFRRRKFCRFTAERVIEIDYKDTVTLKNYVTESGKIVPSRITGTRAKYQRQLARAIKRARYLALLPYTDLHNK, encoded by the coding sequence ATGTCACGTTTTTTCCGTCGTCGTAAGTTCTGCCGTTTCACTGCTGAACGTGTAATCGAAATCGATTACAAAGACACCGTTACTCTGAAAAACTACGTTACTGAATCTGGCAAGATCGTACCAAGCCGTATCACTGGTACTCGTGCTAAATATCAGCGTCAACTGGCACGTGCTATCAAACGTGCTCGTTACCTGGCTCTGCTGCCGTACACCGATCTGCATAACAAGTAA
- the manA gene encoding mannose-6-phosphate isomerase, class I, producing MSFSSNRIYRMQNPIQNYAWGSKEAFQQMYGVANPEHQPQAEIWMGAHPNGCSTLINEHGEPLRLDAFIQQDAAAVLGDALANFGELPYLFKVLAAAEPLSIQVHPDKASSEAGFATENAAGVPLAAAQRNFKDPNHKPELVYALTPYRAMNGFREFAEITSLLQGLSLPALQAEIDAFCQQPTDETLKALFAASLRLQGDARRETVTRLLATAQLRQDEEAFAEVLRLAAFYPEDMGLFAPLLLNVITLQPGEAMFLYAKTPHAYLQGVGLEAMASSDNVLRAGLTPKHMDIDALLANVDFVAKPAAELLMRPMVLGPISDYPIPVTDFSFTLVNLNAEAIASETSTALILFCLHGTATIHTGADTLTLSAGESCFVPAAAVSFAVSGEGQLVQIGSR from the coding sequence ATGAGTTTTTCCTCTAACCGCATTTATCGGATGCAAAACCCCATCCAAAACTATGCCTGGGGCAGTAAAGAGGCGTTCCAGCAGATGTATGGTGTTGCCAACCCAGAGCACCAACCGCAAGCAGAGATCTGGATGGGGGCCCATCCCAACGGCTGTTCTACTTTAATCAACGAGCATGGCGAACCCCTGCGTTTAGATGCCTTCATTCAACAAGATGCAGCCGCTGTTCTGGGTGATGCGTTGGCGAATTTTGGCGAACTGCCTTATCTATTTAAAGTGCTGGCCGCTGCGGAACCGTTATCCATTCAGGTTCATCCGGATAAAGCCAGTTCTGAAGCTGGTTTTGCGACAGAAAATGCAGCAGGCGTACCACTCGCGGCTGCGCAGCGTAACTTTAAAGATCCCAACCACAAACCAGAATTGGTCTATGCGCTGACGCCTTATCGGGCAATGAATGGTTTCCGTGAGTTTGCAGAAATCACTTCGCTACTGCAGGGTTTATCGCTACCGGCTCTGCAAGCAGAAATAGATGCCTTTTGTCAGCAGCCTACTGATGAGACGCTAAAAGCGTTATTTGCTGCTTCATTGCGCTTACAAGGCGACGCGCGTCGCGAAACGGTGACTCGCTTGCTGGCGACGGCACAACTGCGTCAGGATGAAGAAGCGTTCGCGGAAGTGCTGCGTTTAGCTGCGTTTTACCCAGAAGATATGGGCTTGTTCGCGCCATTGCTGTTGAATGTCATTACTTTACAGCCCGGCGAGGCGATGTTCCTGTACGCTAAAACTCCACATGCCTATCTGCAAGGTGTTGGGTTAGAAGCAATGGCCAGCTCGGATAATGTCTTACGAGCCGGTTTAACACCAAAACACATGGATATTGACGCATTGCTGGCGAATGTGGATTTTGTCGCTAAACCAGCAGCGGAATTATTGATGCGCCCGATGGTACTGGGGCCAATCAGTGATTATCCGATCCCGGTGACGGATTTCTCGTTTACTTTGGTCAATCTGAATGCAGAAGCCATTGCCAGCGAAACCAGTACGGCGCTGATCCTGTTTTGCTTGCATGGTACGGCGACAATCCATACCGGTGCGGATACGCTGACCTTATCAGCGGGGGAATCCTGTTTTGTGCCTGCTGCAGCGGTGAGTTTTGCCGTGAGTGGTGAAGGTCAACTGGTCCAGATTGGTTCGCGCTAA
- a CDS encoding AEC family transporter → MQTVSFLFFNIILPIFIPIGAGYLLQRKFPLNVATLTKIQFYIFIPALLFTTIYKTELNSALLQDLILANLVLFALLWVVCLGCARFLKLDASKRSAFINSVCFYNSGNYCIPLVQLMYHTAFAFSVQIVVMLIQQLLTNTIGVMNANSSNRSWKAAVLDNFRMPMTYAVLLALLCRWLSIDVPKPLWTSMDLMAQGLVPTALVTLGAQLASTRLYVRNFRVLVSNGMRLLAGPLLAALVCWIWGIHGVVAQVMVICAAAPSAVNTVLLAIEYKSDPEFASQTVFLSTLLSALTMPVVIALVQFL, encoded by the coding sequence ATGCAGACCGTTAGTTTCTTATTCTTTAATATCATCCTACCTATTTTTATCCCTATTGGTGCAGGTTACCTGTTACAGCGAAAGTTCCCGCTGAATGTCGCCACCTTAACCAAAATTCAATTTTATATTTTTATTCCGGCACTATTGTTTACCACGATTTATAAGACGGAATTGAATAGCGCATTACTTCAGGATCTGATTCTGGCGAATCTGGTGTTGTTTGCATTGCTCTGGGTAGTTTGCCTGGGGTGTGCCCGCTTCTTAAAGCTGGATGCCAGTAAACGTAGTGCATTTATCAATTCAGTCTGTTTTTACAATAGTGGTAATTACTGTATTCCGCTGGTGCAGTTGATGTATCACACGGCCTTTGCATTTTCGGTACAAATTGTCGTGATGCTGATCCAGCAATTGTTAACGAATACCATTGGTGTGATGAATGCCAACAGCAGTAATCGCTCGTGGAAAGCTGCGGTGTTGGATAACTTTCGTATGCCTATGACCTATGCAGTATTACTGGCGTTGCTTTGTCGCTGGCTGAGCATTGATGTGCCCAAACCGCTTTGGACATCGATGGATCTGATGGCACAAGGGTTAGTACCAACGGCATTAGTGACCTTAGGCGCACAGCTGGCCAGCACGCGGTTGTATGTACGTAATTTCCGGGTCTTAGTATCGAATGGCATGCGATTATTGGCTGGCCCATTGTTGGCAGCACTCGTATGTTGGATTTGGGGCATCCATGGCGTGGTGGCTCAGGTGATGGTGATTTGTGCTGCAGCGCCATCTGCAGTGAATACGGTATTGCTGGCGATAGAATATAAATCAGACCCTGAGTTTGCCTCACAGACAGTCTTTCTATCGACCTTATTAAGCGCGTTAACCATGCCAGTTGTGATAGCGTTAGTGCAATTTTTGTGA
- the thiI gene encoding tRNA uracil 4-sulfurtransferase ThiI, producing MKFIIKLFPEITIKSKSVRQRMVKILQGNIRNVLQKVDETVTVRNDWDKLMVSSKNDAPENRDKLVERLGCIPGIQAFLEVTQLPFTDLHSIYEHTAAVYGSTIADKTFCVRVKRKGKHEFSSIEIERYVGGGLNQNFPSKGVRLSHPDLQINLQIENDQLYLVTAIHKGLGGYPLSTQEDVLSLMSGGFDSGVASYLFIKRGSRVHYCFFNLGGAAHEIGVKQVAYYLWSKYSQSHRVKFVAVPFEPVVGEILEKIDNGLMGVVLKRMMMRAASRVAERMGVEALVTGESVGQVSSQTVTNLSVIDRVTETLILRPLIVSDKQDIIDQARAIGTQEFAETMPEYCGVISNKPTVKARYDDVLANEEKFNFEILDNVIANAKVMDIRDIANETAAQVQEVETTSSLTENEVILDIRSPDEHEEQPFTPEGMTVLHLPFYKLATQFGDLDQSKTYLLYCERGVMSKLQALYLKEQGFNNIKVYRLN from the coding sequence ATGAAGTTCATCATTAAACTGTTTCCAGAAATCACCATTAAAAGTAAATCCGTTCGCCAGCGCATGGTGAAAATTTTGCAAGGTAACATCCGTAACGTCCTACAAAAAGTGGATGAAACCGTCACTGTGCGTAACGACTGGGACAAGCTCATGGTGTCCAGTAAAAATGATGCGCCTGAAAATCGCGACAAGCTGGTTGAGCGTTTAGGCTGTATTCCTGGTATTCAGGCTTTTCTGGAAGTTACACAGCTCCCATTCACCGATCTGCACAGCATTTACGAGCACACTGCGGCTGTTTATGGTTCCACCATTGCGGATAAAACCTTCTGTGTGCGGGTAAAACGCAAAGGGAAACATGAATTTTCATCCATCGAAATCGAGCGTTATGTTGGCGGTGGTCTGAATCAGAATTTTCCGTCGAAAGGGGTTCGACTCTCTCATCCTGATCTGCAAATCAACCTGCAGATTGAAAACGATCAACTGTATCTGGTGACCGCGATTCATAAAGGTTTGGGCGGCTATCCATTATCGACACAGGAAGATGTATTAAGCCTGATGTCGGGTGGTTTCGACTCTGGCGTGGCTTCTTACCTGTTCATCAAACGTGGCAGTCGAGTGCATTATTGCTTCTTCAATCTGGGCGGTGCCGCACATGAAATTGGCGTAAAACAGGTCGCCTATTATCTGTGGAGCAAATACAGCCAGTCGCATCGAGTGAAATTTGTTGCCGTACCTTTTGAACCCGTGGTCGGTGAAATTCTGGAAAAAATCGATAACGGCCTGATGGGGGTGGTGCTGAAACGAATGATGATGCGCGCGGCTTCCCGTGTGGCAGAGCGTATGGGCGTGGAAGCATTGGTGACGGGGGAAAGTGTCGGTCAGGTTTCCAGCCAGACAGTGACTAATCTGTCGGTCATTGATCGCGTGACAGAAACGCTGATCCTGCGCCCACTGATTGTCAGCGATAAGCAAGACATCATCGATCAGGCGCGTGCGATAGGCACCCAGGAATTTGCGGAAACCATGCCGGAGTATTGCGGCGTCATTTCCAATAAACCAACCGTAAAAGCGCGTTATGACGACGTGCTGGCCAACGAAGAAAAATTCAATTTTGAGATCTTAGATAATGTGATCGCGAATGCCAAAGTGATGGATATTCGTGATATTGCCAATGAAACGGCCGCACAGGTGCAGGAAGTTGAAACGACTTCTTCCTTGACGGAAAACGAAGTAATTCTGGATATCCGTTCACCGGATGAGCATGAAGAACAACCGTTTACACCGGAAGGTATGACCGTTCTGCATTTACCATTTTATAAACTGGCTACACAGTTTGGTGATTTGGACCAGAGCAAAACCTACTTGCTGTATTGTGAGCGTGGCGTGATGAGCAAATTGCAGGCGTTGTATCTGAAAGAGCAGGGCTTTAATAATATTAAGGTTTACCGCCTGAATTAA
- the queE gene encoding 7-carboxy-7-deazaguanine synthase QueE: MTNHYPINEIFQSIQGEGFFSGVPAIFVRLQGCKVGCSWCDTKHSWELNADHLIPIRQFTVKKPKAAWSWFSPEEILSCFSEQGYTAKHVVITGGEPCEYDLMALSQTLLAHGYRVQIETSGTQPIRADDACWVTVSPKIKMAGGYEVLAETLLRANEIKHPVATAKHIAQLDALLADIDVSQKVICLQPISQKPRATALAMEICIQRNWRLSIQLHKYLDIE, from the coding sequence ATGACAAATCATTATCCCATCAATGAAATTTTCCAGAGTATCCAAGGGGAAGGCTTTTTCTCCGGGGTGCCGGCTATTTTTGTTCGCCTGCAAGGCTGTAAAGTCGGCTGCTCGTGGTGTGATACGAAACATTCATGGGAACTGAATGCCGATCATCTTATCCCTATCCGGCAATTTACGGTAAAAAAACCTAAAGCGGCCTGGAGTTGGTTTAGTCCAGAAGAGATCTTGTCTTGTTTTTCTGAACAAGGTTATACCGCAAAGCATGTGGTGATCACTGGCGGGGAACCTTGCGAATACGATCTGATGGCGTTGTCGCAGACGTTATTGGCACATGGTTATCGCGTACAGATAGAAACCAGCGGAACCCAACCCATTCGTGCGGATGACGCTTGTTGGGTCACGGTATCACCCAAAATTAAGATGGCGGGTGGGTATGAGGTATTGGCTGAAACCCTGCTGCGGGCCAATGAAATCAAGCATCCTGTCGCAACCGCGAAACACATTGCCCAGCTTGATGCCTTATTAGCGGATATTGATGTTTCCCAAAAAGTGATCTGTTTACAACCTATTAGCCAGAAACCGCGTGCGACAGCATTGGCGATGGAAATTTGTATTCAACGTAACTGGCGTTTATCTATTCAACTGCATAAATATCTCGATATCGAATAA
- the ispA gene encoding (2E,6E)-farnesyl diphosphate synthase, with translation MSLQTFSQHYRQRIDSLLLQHIEALPDLSPNLKAAMRHGLVLGGKRVRPFLVYATGLMLDVEEALLDGPAAAIECIHAYSLIHDDLPAMDDDDLRRGHPTVHKAFDEATAVLAGDALQTLAFSILADHTFPEHLRAQQVKMLGALAQASGYAGMCGGQALDLAAEGQHVGLQALEQIHRHKTGALIECAVQLGALCQQNVTAETLSALKTYAAAIGLAFQVQDDILDVVSDTETLGKPQGSDQALEKSTYPALLGLDAARALARDLHQQALAALQPLPYNTEILSAFADYIIERAY, from the coding sequence GTGTCATTGCAGACCTTTTCCCAGCACTATCGACAACGCATTGATAGCCTGCTGTTACAGCATATTGAAGCCTTACCCGATCTATCCCCTAATTTAAAAGCCGCCATGCGGCATGGGCTAGTGCTGGGAGGTAAACGTGTACGACCATTTCTGGTGTATGCCACCGGTTTAATGCTGGATGTTGAAGAAGCCTTATTAGACGGCCCAGCGGCGGCTATTGAGTGTATTCATGCTTATTCGCTGATCCATGACGACTTGCCAGCGATGGATGACGATGATCTACGTCGTGGTCATCCAACCGTACATAAAGCGTTTGATGAAGCAACTGCTGTGCTGGCGGGTGATGCTTTACAGACACTCGCCTTCTCTATTCTGGCTGATCACACATTTCCTGAACACTTACGCGCACAACAAGTCAAAATGCTGGGCGCTTTAGCACAGGCATCCGGTTATGCCGGTATGTGTGGTGGTCAGGCTCTCGATCTGGCGGCCGAAGGCCAGCATGTCGGCTTGCAGGCACTGGAGCAAATTCACCGCCATAAAACCGGTGCGCTGATTGAGTGTGCCGTGCAATTAGGCGCATTGTGTCAGCAGAATGTGACGGCTGAGACACTGTCGGCACTGAAAACCTATGCAGCAGCAATTGGTCTGGCGTTTCAGGTGCAAGATGACATTCTGGATGTGGTCAGTGATACCGAAACACTGGGTAAACCGCAGGGTTCAGATCAAGCTTTAGAGAAAAGCACCTACCCTGCCCTGTTAGGTTTAGATGCCGCCCGTGCACTGGCGCGTGACTTACACCAACAAGCACTCGCGGCACTGCAACCACTGCCTTACAACACTGAAATATTGTCTGCGTTCGCCGATTACATCATTGAGCGCGCATATTAA
- the frdD gene encoding fumarate reductase subunit FrdD, which produces MKRSDEPVYWLLFGAGGVVAAVLLPVLILITGLLVPLGILNADTLSYEKMHALATSWWGAPVLLAAIALPIFHAMHRVYHGLHDLGIHPTKFLHYLLYGFAFLVSVAALTLLIQMH; this is translated from the coding sequence ATGAAACGTTCTGATGAACCTGTATATTGGTTATTGTTTGGTGCGGGTGGCGTGGTTGCCGCCGTGCTGTTGCCGGTGTTGATCCTGATCACCGGATTGCTGGTGCCACTTGGTATTCTGAATGCCGACACCTTAAGTTATGAAAAAATGCACGCGCTGGCGACATCTTGGTGGGGTGCACCGGTTCTGTTAGCCGCCATCGCATTGCCTATCTTTCATGCGATGCACCGTGTCTATCATGGTTTGCATGATTTAGGTATTCACCCAACTAAATTCCTGCATTATCTGTTGTATGGTTTTGCATTTTTAGTTTCTGTCGCTGCGTTAACATTACTGATACAAATGCACTAA